GTCGCCCCGCAGCCGTTCGGGGAGCCGCTCGATGCCCCGCTGCAACTTGGCCGGGGCGTCGGACTCGACGAGGTCGTCGCCGACGACGGGCAGGTCGCCCAACTGCGCTACCACTGTGGGCAATTCGCGTCCGAGGTCCTGGGCCTGGCGCACCGCGGGCGGCACCAGCAGGAACCCGATGAGGGCGAACACGGCCGCCAACCCCGCCACCACGACGCCGAGGCCGCCCGCCCTCCCGACGCGCAGCCGCCGCGACACGATGTCGACCAACGGGTTGACGGCGAGGGCCAGGATCGTGCCGATGGCCAGTGCGGCCAAGGTGCGCGGCACCGACCGCACGAAACCGGTCAAGGCGATCAAGGCCACGAAGGCGGCCAAGACGGCGAGCACCGAGCGCCAGTCGAGGTCGACCACGCGCACCGGGGGCGGTGCGGAGACGGGCGGGTTGTCGGGAACCGGTGCCCGCTCCGGTGCAGCCATCGCCGTACTGTAAACGCCGATGGCCGACCCGATGCCGACCGAGCGCCTGCGCATCACGGCCCGCTCCTTGGTGGTGGCCGTCGCCATGCTGGGCGCCACCCTCACCGTCCTGCGCATGATCGCCGCTTCCCAGCGGGTGATCGGCTGGATGCTGGTGGCGGCCGCGGCGGCCGGGTTGCTCCAGCCCTTGGTGGCCCGCCTCGACCGCCGGGTGCCGCACGGCATTGCCGTTGCCGTGGTCTTCCTCAGTGCCCTCGCCTGCGTCGGGGTCATCGGCTACGGGACGGTCGACGGCGTGGTGCGTGAGACCCGTCACCTGCAAGACGCCGCCCCCCGCGCTGCCGAACAACTCGAACGCGAGGGCCGCTTCGCCGAGGTGGCCCAGGACATCCACCTCACCGAGCGGGTGCGCCGCTTCGTGGAAGACGCGCCGGAACGGCTGCGTGGCGGCACCCCTGCGGACGCGCTTCGTGCCGCGGCCACCCGCGGCGTTGCCTACCTCGCCACCGGCGTGCTCACGCTGTTCCTGCTTCTCCACGGGGCGCGCATCGCACGAGGCGCCCTGCAGCAGGTGCACGACGCCGAGCGGCGCGAGCGCATCGAGCAGGTGGCTGTGGCGGTGTTCCGCCGGGGCTTCGGCTACGCCCGGGGCGCCATCGCCATGGCGGCGCTCTCGGGGCTGTTCGCCTATTGCGTGGCCTCGGCCACCGACGTGCCGGGCCCCGCACCACTGGGACTGTGGGTCGCCCTGTGGGACCTCGTCCCCGTGGTGGGGGCCGTCATCGGCGGGCTCCCCATCGTCGTGCTGGCCGCGGCCACCTCCCCCACACAAGGGCTCGTCGTGCTGCTTGCCTTCGTCGCCTACGAGGTACTGGAGACGCTCGTCCTGCAGCGGTGGGTGGAGCGACGTTCCGTGCGCGTCGGACCGTTCCTCACCATTGCCGCCGGCGTCGCAGGCCTCGAGTTGTACGGCGTCGGCGGCGCCCTCGTCGGCTTGCTGGCCGTGACGCTGGCCGTCGCCCTCGTCGACGAACTGGCCGAGGACTAACCCTTTACCCGCCGTTGCGCAGGCGGGTCAGGTCGGCGCGGTCGGCGGCGTCGAAGGTGCGTGACGGCGGCCCGCCCAGCGCCTGGCCCACGACGCTCGACTCCACCGCCCAGTACATGACGGAGTCGCGGTTGGGGGAATGGCCGGGGTACTCGGGATCGGCCCGTCCGGTGTTGAGGGCGAGGTCGACCAAGCCGAGCAGGTGGCCGATCTCGTGGACGACGACGGCTTCTTCGATGGTGGCCGACGAGGCGAAAGGCGAACCTGCGCCGCGCACCGCCTCCTTGAAGATGGCGGCGGTGTCGCCGCGTACGGCGACGCCCAGCACCTTCTCCTCGTCGGCGAAGTCGCCTGTGAGGTACAGGAGCCGGATCACCGCTTGGCTGCTGGTGTGGGGCGTGCGGCTGTAACGGTCCGACAGCTGGCGGATCTGTTCGGCGCTCGTGGTCTCGCCGCCGGTCGGGACGGCCACCGGGCCCGCCAGTGAGACCGGCTTGCCGCTCACCTCGCGCAGCGTCGCGGCCAGGTGGTCAAGGGCCGACTGTCGGGGTTCGGCCCCCTGCTGGACCAGCACCTCCACCACGATGTTGGTGGCCGGTTGGGGCCGTAGCAGCGTGCGGGCGAAGGCCCCCACGCCCCCCTTGGCCCCGCTGTCGGGCGCATTGGGCGGCGGCGAGGGACGCATGGTCGTGGGGGACGACCCGTTGCGCACCGTGGTCGGCGTGCCGCCACCGCCGCCGTTGCCGTCGCCGCGGGTGGTCGTAGGGCCGTTGCCGCCGGGGGGCACCGTGGTGGTCCCCTCGTCGACGATCATCGGCGTGCCGTCGGGGTTCGTCGGCGCCGGACCTTGGCCGCCTTCGCCGTTGCGGTCCTTGGCGCACCCGGCCATGACCAGGGCGAGGCACACGAAGACCACGGCTACTGTCCGGCGCATGCCGCTCTTCTCCTTCGAGGGCAAGTCGCCTCGCGTCCACCCGGATGCCTTCATCGCTCCCACGGCCACCATTGTGGGCGACGTGGAGATCGAGGCGGGCGCGTCGGTCTGGTACGGGGCGGTGTTGCGCGCCGATTACTCCCCGGTGATCGTGCGCACGGGGGCCAACGTGCAGGACGGTTCGGTGCTCCACGGCGGCCCCGGTTCCCACACCGAGATCGGTCCCGGCGCCACCGTGGCCCACTTGTGCGTCATCCACTCGGCCCTGTTGGGCGAGGAATGCCTGGTGGCCAACGGCGCCACCGTGCTCGACGGCGCCCGCATTGGGGCACGTGCGCTGGTGGCCGCCCACTCCCTGGTCTCGGCCGGCCAGTTCGTGCCCGAGGGGTTCCTGGTGGCGGGCGCGCCCGCCGAGGTGAAGCGCCCCGTCGAGGGGTCGCCCGCCGAGATGTGGGTGCGGATGAACCCGCCCGCCTACGCGGAGCTCGCTCAGCGGCACCTGCGCGGCATCACACGCATCGACTAGCCGCCGTAGTTCATGCGGGTGTCCTCCATGCGGAGCACCGGCGTGTCCTCGGGCTTCTGGAAGCCGGCGTCGACGATCTCGCCCAGGAACAACGTGTGGTTGCCGACCTCCACCTCTTGGCGCAGTTCGCAGTCGAGGTAGGCCACGGCTTGGTTGAGGATGGGCGCACCGGTGCGGCCGTCGTGGTACGAAAAGCCGTTGAGGGTGCGGGCTTCGGCATCCACCTCTACCGGCTTGGTGAACTTGCGCACGATGGCCCGGTCCTCGCGGTCGACGATGTTGAGGCTGAATACCCGGCCCTCCCTCACCAGCTCGGCGGTGAACGCGTCGCGCTCCACGCTCACGCCGACGACCTTGGGGTCGAAGCTGACCTGCATGGCCCAGTTCAACGTCATGCCGTTGCGCCGCTCCCCCGCCCGGGAGCCCATGACGTAGAGGCCGCCGGGCATGGTCCACAACACCCGGCGGCGGCGGCGGTCGTACTCGTCGGGGTCGGCACCTTCAGGGAACGGGCCGACTGGTCCTTCCTTCACAGGCATGGCGCCGACCGTAGTGCGGTAGTTAGATGCCGCCATGACCGAGGCCGAGCCGCCCTACCGCCCCAGTGCCGCAGAGCTGGCGGCCCGGCCCCCGCTGCCGCCGTCGCTGGCGGAAGACCCGGTGCTGCCGAACGGGCTCGTCGTGTCGTCGTACGGCCAGCGCTTCTTCGGCAGTGTGCTCGACGCCGTGCTGTTGGTCGTGCTCCTCGGGATCGGCTACCTGGCATGGGCAGTATGGGCCTGGAGCAGGGGCACCTCGCCGGGCAAGCAGGTGCTGCGCATGCGCGTGGTCGACGCCCGCACCGGCGACGACGTCACGTGGGGGCGCATGTTCGTGCGCGAGTTCGTGCTCGAGATCCTGGTCTTCACGGTCGTCTCGTTCTTCACCTTGGGCCTGCTCGGCCTCATCGGCAGCGGCCTGATCTTCGCCGGCCAGTGGCGGCAGACGGCGTGGGACCGCATGGCCAAGACCGTCGTGGTCGGGGTCAGTCGGTAGGGCCGGGCCGAACTGCGGAAAAGGGGTAAAGCCAAGGTATGCCCGGTCGAAGAACGAGCGTCGTCGGGCTCACTGTCATCGTGGTGGCGGGCGTGATCGGCACCGCCGCATGGATGCTCGACAAGCGCTTTGGCACCCTGCCGCCTTGCCGAGAGTCGTCACCGCCTGCCGGCGCCCCGGACCCGAGGGATCTTTCGGCCGAGGAGAAGTCAGCGGTGGAGCAGATCGTGAGGGCCGACCCGACCATCGCCAAGATCGCCCGCGGACAGCCGCTTGCCGTCACTGCCATGGCCGAGTACCAGGCGGAGACGGGCATGACTGCCGGCGCCGCCCTTGTCGGTTGGCGTGACCCGGTCACCGCCCCCGCGCCGCTCTTCCTCGGCGTCACCGACGACCAGCCTGGCGGACGATGGAAGAACGTGACCAACGTGGCGGTGTCCGTCGACCTCGACCGGCGCACCATCTCCAAGATTCGTCCTGGCCCCGGTGCCGAATCAGATGGCGTGAGGCACGAACCGGCAGACTGCGCGAGCGACCATTGACCGGTAGAGGTCAGTCGGTAGGGGCGAACCCTTGGCGCAAGGTGTTCTCGGTGATCACGCGTGGGTCGAGGAACTGCAGGAGGTAGTCGGGGCCGCCGGCTTTGGAGCCCACGCCCGACATGCCGTAGCCGCCGAAGGGCTGGCGTCCCACTACCGCCCCGGTGGTGCCCCGGTTGACGTAGACGTTGCCCGCCCGCAGCTTGTCGGCCGCGTAACGGATGTGGGCGGGCGAACGCGACATCACCCCTGCCGTGAGGGCGTAGTCGGTGTCGTTGGCCAAGGCCACGGCGTGTTCGAAGTCGTCGGCCCGGAACACCGTCAGCACCGGCCCGAACACCTCGTCGCGGGCCAGCGACGAGTCGGTCGACACGTCGCCCACGATGGTGGGGCCGATGAACCAACCTTCCTCGGGCACGTCACGCCGTCGTAGGTACACCGTGCCCTCGGCGCCGTCGACCACCGCGTCGATGCGCTTCCATGCGTCGGCGTCGATGACCGGCCCCACGTCGACCGACGGCGAGCGGGGGTGGCCGATGCGAAGCTGCGAGGTGTAGCCGACCAAGCGCTCGACGGTGGCGTCGTAGGCGTCGCCCACCACGATCAACCGAGAGGCGGCCGAGCACTTCTGCCCGGCGAAGCCGAAGGCCGATGCAGCGATGGCAGGCACTGCTTGGTCGAGGTCGGCGTCGTTGTCGACGAGGAATGCGTTCTTGCCGCCGAGCTCGGCTACCACCCGCTTGACGTGGCGTTGGCTCGCGCCGTGCACGGCGGCCGCCTTGATGATCGACAGCCCCACGTCCTTGGAGCCGGTGAAGGTGACGAACGAGACGTCGGGGTGCGACACCAGGTAGGCGCCCACGTCCTCGCCGATGCCGGGCAGGAAGCCGAGCACGCCCGGGGGCAGCCCGCCCGCTTCGAGCGCTTCCACCAACCGGTAGGCGATGGCCGGCGTCTGCTCGGCGGGCTTGAGGATCACCGCGTTGCCCGCCACCAGCGCAGCCACGGCCATGCCCGTGGGGATGGCCAACGGGAAGTTCCACGGGGCGATGACCACGCCCACGCCCTTGCCCTGGTAGCGCAGCACGTTGTGCTCGCCCGGCGGCGACTCGACGGAGCCGCCCGCGTCGAGGCGCAGCATCTCCCGGCTGTAGTACTCGCAGAAGTCGATGGCCTCGCAGACGTCGCCGTCGGCCTCCTTCCACGGCTTGCCCGCTTCGAAGAGCATGAGGGCCGCCAGTTCGTTGCGCCGGTGGCGCATCCAGGCGGCGGCCCGGAAGAGGACGGCGGCCCGCTCGGCCGCAGGCGTCTCCCGCCACCGCTCCACTTGGCGGCAGGCGGCGGCCAATGCGGCGTCGGCTTCTTCCCGCCCACACGACGCCGAGGTGGCCACGACCGTCGAGGGCGACGCCGGGTCGACCGACTCGATGCGCGCTGCGGTGTGCACCCGCTTGCCGTCGATCACCGCGGGGATGTCGAGCCCGAAACGGGCCGACGACACCGCCGAGCCGAACGCGTCGCGCACCTCGGCCCGCCGCCACTCGGCATGGGGCTCGTGGGCATAGGCGCCCGGCGAACTCGGGTCGGTGTCGGGCCGCACGGTGGGTGGTTCCTGAGGCGGGATGCGGTCGACGTTCGGAGCCTGCAGGAGTTCGTCGAGGTCGCGCCTCTCAGCGAAGCGGGCCCGCACGAACGACTCGTTCGACGTGTTCTCCAGCAGCCGCCGCACCAGGTACGCCATGCCGGGCACCAGCTCGCCCACCGGTGCGTAGATGCGCAGGCGGAACCCCAACCGGCGTATGGCCGCCTGGATGGGCTCGGCCATGCCGTAGAGCATCTGCAGCTCGTAGCCGGTGTCGGGGATGCCCTTGGCCCGGGCGTACTCCACCGCGTAGGCCAGCGAGCGCAGGTTGTGCGAGCCGAAGGCGGCCCGCACCTCTCCGTGGTGGTCGTGCAGCAGACGGGTGCACCGCTCGAAATTGGCGTCGGTCTCGTCCTTGCGCTGGAACACCGGGGGGTCCCATCCCTCGGCCGTCGAGGTGATGGTCTCGGCGTCCCAGTAGGCGCCTTTCACCAGGCGCACAGTGACGGGCATGGCCCGGAACGACGACCAGGCGATGAGCTCGGCCACGTCGTCAACCGAGTCCTTGAGGTAGGCCTGCACGACGACGCCCGCGTCGAGCGAGGCGAACTCCGGTTCGTCGAGCAGGTCGCGGAACAACTCCAACGTGAGGTCCTTCACGTCGTAGTGCTCCATGTCGAAGTAGACGAAGGCTCCCCGTTCGGCGGCCAGGCGCAGCAAGGGGCGCAGCCGGCCTTTGGCCTGCGCCAGCCCCTCTTCCCGCGTCAGCGGCGAGTACAGCGATGCCAGCGCGGTGGGCTTGAGGCTGACGTTCACGCGGGGCAGCGGCCCGAGGTCGTCGCGTTCGAGGTGGTCGTCGGGCGCCCACGACGGCGCGGCGTCGAGCAATGCGGACAGCAGCTCGTGCACCCTCGCCGCGTAGCGGTCGGCCTCGGCCTCGGTCACCGTCTTCTCGCCCAGCAGGTCGCAGGTGAAGGCGCTGCCTTGCCGCCACAGCCGGTGCAGCCCGTCGACTGCCTCCGAGGCCGTCGAGCCCACGATGAACTGCTGGGCCATGCGGGTGATGTTGCGACGGGCCATCGAGGCCGACAGGTGGTCGCCCATCGGCACCCGCTCGGCCAGGTCGATCCCGAGCCCCATGAGCTTGGGGGTGTCGCCGCCCTCGAAGTACTCGTCGATGTGGCGCAGCACGTCGGCGTCGCCGCTGGCACTGGTGGCCGGGAAGACATCGACGAAGCGGAACAACTGGGTCTTGAACGACGGGTGCGACATGGCGTAGCCGAGCATGCGCTCGGTCCACCACGACATCTTGAAGACGTGGGCTTCCTCGCCCGTGCCGAGCTCCGCCACGCGACGGGCGAACGCCGTCACGTCGGCGTCACGGGGCGAGGCCATGCCCCCAGTCGGGGTCGAGCTGGCGCAGGAAGACTGCGCACCGATCCTCTTCGTCGGCCTCGCCTATCGCAGCGGCCGCGTGGCGCAGGCCGGCCAAAGCCAAGAGGAAGCCGCGGTTGGTCTCGTGGCGCCAGCGCACGTAGCCCGAGCCCCGCCACCCGGCACCACGCAAGGCGTCGAGGCCGCGGTGGTAGCCCACCCGGAAGCAGGCGTAGGCCTCGATGTCGTCGCGGCCCAACTCGCCGAGGCGCGCCCAGCCGTCGACGAAGCGCGGGAACGTCGCCACCACCGACGCCACCGCGTCGCGTCGGCGCTCAGGAGGTTCGGCCAAGGCGGCGGCCAACCGTTCGGCTGCTTCGGGGGGCGGAGGCGGGAGCACCGTCTCAGGCAAGCCGCTCGACAGGTGCACAGGCGCGTCCGACATGGCAGCGATCGTAGGCTCGCCGTTCACCGTGCCTCGTTCATGTGTGTTCTGTGCCATCCGCGACGGCGACCTGCCCGCCCACCTCGTGCTCGACGAGCCGCATGCGCTGGCGTTCCTCGACACCACCCCGCTCTTCCCCGGCCACGTGCTGTTGGTACCGCGCACGCACTACGACACGTTTCCGGACGTGCCCGCCGACGAAGTGGGGCCGCTGTTCGCCACCGCGCAGCGTCTCGCCGTCGCCGTGCGCGATGCCATGGAGGCCCAGGGCACGTTCGTGGCCATGAACAACGTGGTGAGCCAATCGGTCCCCCACCTGCACGTGCACGTGGTGCCGCGTACGAAGGGCGACGGGCTTCGCGGCTTCTTCTGGCCCCGCACGAAGTACGCATCGGCGGACGAAGCGGACGGCGTGGCCGCCCGAATCAGAGAATTCCTAGGCACGGGCTAGGCGCGTCTGTACCTTCGGCGCCATGGCACGGCGAACGACGTTGGTGGCGGCCCTGGTCGCCGTCCTCACTCTCCTGGGCGGCATGCCGCTGGCCATGGGCATCCCCACGCAACGCCCGCCCGAGAGCCGGCGCGCGGGCCCGTCCACACCGGGCCAGCAGCCCACCCGTGAGTGGAAGCGGCCGCCCAAGGACAACGGCCCGCCGCTGCCCGCCGGCTCGGGCAGCGGCCGGCGCATCGTCTACTCGGTCACACAGCAGCGGGTGTGGCTGGTCGACAACGTGCCGGCCAACCACATCGAGAAGTCGTACCTGGTGTCGGGCCGGGCGGGCACGCCGAGCGCAGGCACCTACCGGGTGTATTCGAAGTCGCGGTACTCGACAAGCGGCTCGCTGCGCCTGGAGTACATGGTGCGCTTCGCCCACGGCCGCACACTGGCGATCGGCTTCCACTCGATACCGCAACGGCCCGACGGATCGTTGGTGCAGAGCGAGGCGGAATTGGGCCAGTACCGCAGCAGCGGCTGCGTGCGGCAGCGCTTGAGCGACGCCGCTTACCTCTGGAACTTCGCGCCGGTCGGCACCACCGTCGTCGTCACCCGGTGAGCACCACGAGGGCGAGCTCCCGCTTGCCCCGTCGCAGCACCACGAACCGGTCGTGCAGGGCGTCGTCGCGTGCGAGCTCGCGGTCCTCGCTCTGCTGGCGGCCGTTGACGTAGATGCCCTTCTGCTGCAAGGCCCGGCGGGCATCGCCCTTCGACCCCGACAGGCCCGTTGCGACCAGCGCGTCGACCAACGACGCGCCCGCGGCGACGGTGGCCGAGGGTGCGTCGGCCAGCACCGACAGCAGGGTGGCTTCGTCGAGTGAGGCGATCTCGTCGGTGAACAGCACGGCCGCCGCGTGCTCGGCCTTGGCTGCTTCGTCGGCCCCGTGCACCAGCGCCGTCACCTCGCGAGCCAGCGTGCGTTGCGCCTCTCGGCGCTCCGGGTGCTCGGCAGTGGCGGCGTCGAGGGCTTCGATCTCCTCGTGCGACAGCCAGGTGAAGTAGCGCAGGTACTGGCCGACGACGGCGTCCTCGCTGCGAACGAAGTATTGGTAGAAGGCATACGGCGTGGTCTTGGCCGGATCGAGCCACACCGCGCCCGACTCGGTCTTGCCGAACTTGGTGCCGTCGGCCTTGAGCACCAGCGGCGAGGTGAGCCCGTAGGCGTGTTCGCCCCGGAGGCGGCGGATGAGGTCGACGCCCATGGTGATGTTGCCCCACTGGTCGCTGCCGCCCATCTGCAGGCGGCAGCCGTGGTCGTCGAACAGGCGGAGGAAGTCGTAGGCCTGCAACAGCATGTAGCTGAACTCGGTGAACGAGATCCCCTGCTCGCGGTCCTCCAGGCGGGCCCGCACCGATTCCTTGGCCACCATCTGGTTCACCGTGAAGTGCTTGCCGATGTCGCGCAGGAAGTCGAGCAGCGGGATCGACCACAACCACTCGCCGTTGTCGAGCAGCATGGCGCCCGCCTCGAAGTCGAGGAAGCGGCCGAGTTGGGCGCGGATGGCCTCGAGGTTGGCGGTGAGCTGCTCGCGGGTGAGCAGGTTGCGCTCCTCCGACTTGCCGCCGGGGTCGCCGATCATGCCGGTGCCGCCGCCCGCCAAGGAGATGGGCCGGTGGCCTGCCTGCTGGAAGCGGCGCAGCGTGCACATCTGCAGCAGGTGGCCGACGTGCAGGCTGTCGGCGGTGGGGTCGAACCCGATGTAGACGGTGAGCGAGTCGTTGTCGATCAGCTTCGGCAGGTCGGCGTCGGTCGTCTGATGCACGAGCCCGCGCCACTGCAAGTCTTCGAACAGCCCACTCATAAGCGAGGCAGCCTACGATTCCGAGGGCATGCGCATCCGCACATTCCGGCCCCG
The nucleotide sequence above comes from Acidimicrobiales bacterium. Encoded proteins:
- a CDS encoding DUF3151 family protein — encoded protein: MSDAPVHLSSGLPETVLPPPPPEAAERLAAALAEPPERRRDAVASVVATFPRFVDGWARLGELGRDDIEAYACFRVGYHRGLDALRGAGWRGSGYVRWRHETNRGFLLALAGLRHAAAAIGEADEEDRCAVFLRQLDPDWGHGLAP
- a CDS encoding flavin reductase family protein, yielding MPVKEGPVGPFPEGADPDEYDRRRRRVLWTMPGGLYVMGSRAGERRNGMTLNWAMQVSFDPKVVGVSVERDAFTAELVREGRVFSLNIVDREDRAIVRKFTKPVEVDAEARTLNGFSYHDGRTGAPILNQAVAYLDCELRQEVEVGNHTLFLGEIVDAGFQKPEDTPVLRMEDTRMNYGG
- the tyrS gene encoding tyrosine--tRNA ligase, translated to MSGLFEDLQWRGLVHQTTDADLPKLIDNDSLTVYIGFDPTADSLHVGHLLQMCTLRRFQQAGHRPISLAGGGTGMIGDPGGKSEERNLLTREQLTANLEAIRAQLGRFLDFEAGAMLLDNGEWLWSIPLLDFLRDIGKHFTVNQMVAKESVRARLEDREQGISFTEFSYMLLQAYDFLRLFDDHGCRLQMGGSDQWGNITMGVDLIRRLRGEHAYGLTSPLVLKADGTKFGKTESGAVWLDPAKTTPYAFYQYFVRSEDAVVGQYLRYFTWLSHEEIEALDAATAEHPERREAQRTLAREVTALVHGADEAAKAEHAAAVLFTDEIASLDEATLLSVLADAPSATVAAGASLVDALVATGLSGSKGDARRALQQKGIYVNGRQQSEDRELARDDALHDRFVVLRRGKRELALVVLTG
- a CDS encoding L,D-transpeptidase, with the translated sequence MARRTTLVAALVAVLTLLGGMPLAMGIPTQRPPESRRAGPSTPGQQPTREWKRPPKDNGPPLPAGSGSGRRIVYSVTQQRVWLVDNVPANHIEKSYLVSGRAGTPSAGTYRVYSKSRYSTSGSLRLEYMVRFAHGRTLAIGFHSIPQRPDGSLVQSEAELGQYRSSGCVRQRLSDAAYLWNFAPVGTTVVVTR
- a CDS encoding HIT family protein, producing the protein MAAIVGSPFTVPRSCVFCAIRDGDLPAHLVLDEPHALAFLDTTPLFPGHVLLVPRTHYDTFPDVPADEVGPLFATAQRLAVAVRDAMEAQGTFVAMNNVVSQSVPHLHVHVVPRTKGDGLRGFFWPRTKYASADEADGVAARIREFLGTG
- a CDS encoding gamma carbonic anhydrase family protein; translation: MPLFSFEGKSPRVHPDAFIAPTATIVGDVEIEAGASVWYGAVLRADYSPVIVRTGANVQDGSVLHGGPGSHTEIGPGATVAHLCVIHSALLGEECLVANGATVLDGARIGARALVAAHSLVSAGQFVPEGFLVAGAPAEVKRPVEGSPAEMWVRMNPPAYAELAQRHLRGITRID
- a CDS encoding RDD family protein, which translates into the protein MTEAEPPYRPSAAELAARPPLPPSLAEDPVLPNGLVVSSYGQRFFGSVLDAVLLVVLLGIGYLAWAVWAWSRGTSPGKQVLRMRVVDARTGDDVTWGRMFVREFVLEILVFTVVSFFTLGLLGLIGSGLIFAGQWRQTAWDRMAKTVVVGVSR
- a CDS encoding AI-2E family transporter, with amino-acid sequence MADPMPTERLRITARSLVVAVAMLGATLTVLRMIAASQRVIGWMLVAAAAAGLLQPLVARLDRRVPHGIAVAVVFLSALACVGVIGYGTVDGVVRETRHLQDAAPRAAEQLEREGRFAEVAQDIHLTERVRRFVEDAPERLRGGTPADALRAAATRGVAYLATGVLTLFLLLHGARIARGALQQVHDAERRERIEQVAVAVFRRGFGYARGAIAMAALSGLFAYCVASATDVPGPAPLGLWVALWDLVPVVGAVIGGLPIVVLAAATSPTQGLVVLLAFVAYEVLETLVLQRWVERRSVRVGPFLTIAAGVAGLELYGVGGALVGLLAVTLAVALVDELAED
- a CDS encoding proline dehydrogenase family protein, translating into MASPRDADVTAFARRVAELGTGEEAHVFKMSWWTERMLGYAMSHPSFKTQLFRFVDVFPATSASGDADVLRHIDEYFEGGDTPKLMGLGIDLAERVPMGDHLSASMARRNITRMAQQFIVGSTASEAVDGLHRLWRQGSAFTCDLLGEKTVTEAEADRYAARVHELLSALLDAAPSWAPDDHLERDDLGPLPRVNVSLKPTALASLYSPLTREEGLAQAKGRLRPLLRLAAERGAFVYFDMEHYDVKDLTLELFRDLLDEPEFASLDAGVVVQAYLKDSVDDVAELIAWSSFRAMPVTVRLVKGAYWDAETITSTAEGWDPPVFQRKDETDANFERCTRLLHDHHGEVRAAFGSHNLRSLAYAVEYARAKGIPDTGYELQMLYGMAEPIQAAIRRLGFRLRIYAPVGELVPGMAYLVRRLLENTSNESFVRARFAERRDLDELLQAPNVDRIPPQEPPTVRPDTDPSSPGAYAHEPHAEWRRAEVRDAFGSAVSSARFGLDIPAVIDGKRVHTAARIESVDPASPSTVVATSASCGREEADAALAAACRQVERWRETPAAERAAVLFRAAAWMRHRRNELAALMLFEAGKPWKEADGDVCEAIDFCEYYSREMLRLDAGGSVESPPGEHNVLRYQGKGVGVVIAPWNFPLAIPTGMAVAALVAGNAVILKPAEQTPAIAYRLVEALEAGGLPPGVLGFLPGIGEDVGAYLVSHPDVSFVTFTGSKDVGLSIIKAAAVHGASQRHVKRVVAELGGKNAFLVDNDADLDQAVPAIAASAFGFAGQKCSAASRLIVVGDAYDATVERLVGYTSQLRIGHPRSPSVDVGPVIDADAWKRIDAVVDGAEGTVYLRRRDVPEEGWFIGPTIVGDVSTDSSLARDEVFGPVLTVFRADDFEHAVALANDTDYALTAGVMSRSPAHIRYAADKLRAGNVYVNRGTTGAVVGRQPFGGYGMSGVGSKAGGPDYLLQFLDPRVITENTLRQGFAPTD